In a single window of the Dysgonomonas mossii genome:
- a CDS encoding BamA/TamA family outer membrane protein, whose amino-acid sequence MRYKIILFLLIGIVTTVSAQTNNEKDTIIVENKGFIKPAISYIENTVFQYLQKSDQTSSDKSFNYSVIGGPYYTNETKIGMGLIGSGLFRLHGCEKDNDPSNISLYINATSSGAYALGIRSSIYFPKKRYWIDSDISFSDTPSQYWGVGYNAGRNSDYTDYNIQDMQVKVNLFKKIDNHTAIGLMTNARDIRGKYFDDMSVLNGEKRKITAIGAGMTLIYDSRDNATEPHKGIYTKIGDVFYPNFSSNTSGFNKTEMTFRYYKQLNKRTTVAFDLGGQFNRGDVPWNLMAQAGDASQMRGYYTGQYRDKNFIESQIELRQHIYKRSGMVAWAGAGNVFPKLSDFKMKETLSTVGLGYRFRVKDQTNLRIDYGIGKSQSAFYININEAF is encoded by the coding sequence ATGCGATACAAAATAATACTTTTTCTCCTTATAGGAATAGTAACAACAGTGAGTGCACAAACAAATAACGAGAAAGACACAATTATAGTTGAAAATAAAGGTTTTATAAAACCAGCGATTAGTTATATCGAAAATACAGTTTTTCAATATTTACAAAAATCCGATCAAACGTCATCAGACAAATCTTTTAACTATTCTGTAATCGGAGGCCCTTATTATACGAATGAAACTAAGATTGGTATGGGGCTTATAGGCTCAGGGCTATTTCGTCTACACGGTTGTGAAAAAGATAATGATCCGTCTAATATTTCTTTATATATCAATGCCACCTCCTCGGGGGCTTATGCTCTTGGAATACGCAGTAGTATTTATTTCCCTAAAAAGAGATATTGGATAGATTCAGATATTTCTTTTTCCGATACACCTTCCCAATATTGGGGTGTTGGTTATAATGCAGGAAGAAATTCAGATTACACTGATTATAATATACAGGATATGCAGGTAAAAGTCAATTTATTCAAGAAAATAGATAACCATACTGCGATAGGTTTGATGACAAATGCTCGAGATATAAGGGGCAAATATTTTGATGATATGAGTGTGCTGAATGGAGAGAAAAGAAAAATCACAGCTATAGGTGCCGGAATGACTTTAATCTATGATTCCAGAGATAATGCTACTGAACCTCATAAGGGAATCTATACAAAAATAGGAGATGTATTCTATCCTAATTTTTCTAGTAACACTTCAGGCTTTAACAAAACAGAGATGACATTCAGATATTACAAACAACTCAATAAGAGAACTACCGTTGCTTTTGATCTTGGAGGGCAATTCAACAGGGGGGATGTCCCTTGGAACCTTATGGCTCAAGCGGGAGATGCAAGCCAAATGCGTGGATATTATACAGGACAATACAGAGATAAAAATTTCATAGAATCACAAATCGAATTAAGACAGCATATTTACAAACGAAGTGGTATGGTCGCATGGGCAGGTGCTGGAAATGTTTTCCCTAAATTAAGCGATTTCAAGATGAAAGAAACCTTGTCTACTGTTGGTCTTGGATATCGATTTAGGGTTAAAGACCAAACTAATCTTCGAATTGATTACGGGATAGGTAAAAGTCAGTCGGCATTTTATATTAACATAAATGAAGCTTTTTAA
- a CDS encoding RagB/SusD family nutrient uptake outer membrane protein: MASCSDFLEEKGYNTNYTYYNSNEGLNALVVSAYQNGRGMFSTSNTPSGIIFQEIGTDMYTIGGDGGTDFALYTSAMNPSNETFSAFWTDCYNGVARANLGLKYIESNTTMAADIKNIRKGELLFLRAYYYYVLAIHYGDCPLVLEPVDAPKLNFVRSPQKEIWAQIINDATEAWNLLPWADAQGKVTGDYGRVGKGAAGHLLTKSHMFRYCQKYTQSQSDPKMNEDRGATTDDLDLAIKYASAVCNFGTGAGSGSNHTLSPDYADLWRFNPKTGGPTPGDYAGPEILFSIQFSTNHFYNNQTPDKVNDGGNWLHMMFTTQADGMPMVTENGKGTESVSRGTSMGIGRDLITGRGWRRTSPTPFLYADNGLYGPQYYASSKQGKLIDSRLYKSHVWVYYANQTPSADVSWKSFTNAAGTFDPTSIGKTEGSPRYVVGDTAIVFSVENLDKRFQSGTRSEKLALARSMEPYWYIPMQSITKTEIGNRGIRDGITNTFPTLIKYLDSRRASTNDQAGFRDYFCYRLGETYILLAEALAMKGDYANSAAALNIVRERAAWKEGESKYSHYWKYDGGNYADRNKSTVDEMKVTAGFISAMTDDARLVFFLDENGKETEGELHRFEYLVRNGADFFVKMLKERNSFAAPNVKPFHRFRPIPQKHLDRVSPMDPNGQNYGY; this comes from the coding sequence ATGGCATCTTGCTCAGATTTTTTGGAAGAAAAAGGATATAACACGAATTATACCTACTACAATTCCAACGAAGGGCTTAATGCGTTGGTTGTATCAGCTTACCAAAACGGAAGGGGAATGTTTTCAACATCGAATACTCCATCAGGAATAATCTTTCAGGAGATCGGTACAGATATGTACACAATAGGGGGAGACGGAGGTACTGATTTTGCTTTATATACATCAGCAATGAATCCTTCGAATGAGACATTCTCTGCCTTTTGGACAGATTGTTACAATGGCGTAGCTAGAGCTAATCTAGGGTTAAAATACATAGAATCGAATACAACGATGGCTGCTGACATCAAGAATATAAGAAAAGGTGAGCTATTATTCCTGAGAGCCTATTATTACTACGTGCTGGCTATACACTACGGTGATTGCCCGTTGGTACTAGAGCCTGTTGATGCACCAAAGCTCAACTTTGTACGTTCGCCACAAAAAGAAATTTGGGCACAAATCATAAACGATGCTACAGAAGCATGGAATTTACTTCCGTGGGCTGATGCGCAAGGTAAAGTAACAGGTGATTATGGTCGTGTAGGTAAAGGTGCTGCAGGGCATTTACTAACTAAATCGCATATGTTCCGTTATTGTCAGAAATATACACAAAGTCAGTCTGACCCTAAAATGAATGAAGATCGTGGAGCAACTACAGACGATTTAGATTTGGCTATAAAATATGCAAGTGCAGTTTGTAATTTTGGTACAGGTGCAGGAAGTGGAAGTAATCATACCCTTAGTCCCGACTATGCTGACTTATGGAGATTTAATCCTAAGACAGGAGGCCCGACTCCGGGTGATTATGCCGGTCCTGAGATTCTTTTTAGCATACAGTTCTCAACCAACCATTTTTATAACAACCAGACTCCAGACAAAGTCAATGATGGCGGTAACTGGCTGCATATGATGTTTACTACACAAGCTGACGGTATGCCTATGGTTACAGAAAATGGAAAAGGTACAGAAAGTGTAAGTAGAGGTACCAGTATGGGAATAGGTCGTGATTTAATTACTGGTCGCGGATGGAGACGGACTTCTCCAACACCTTTCTTGTATGCTGATAACGGACTATACGGACCACAGTATTATGCAAGTTCTAAACAAGGTAAACTGATAGACTCTCGTCTTTATAAGTCTCATGTATGGGTATATTATGCCAACCAAACACCTTCGGCTGATGTGAGTTGGAAATCTTTCACGAATGCCGCAGGAACCTTTGATCCTACATCGATAGGTAAGACTGAAGGGTCTCCTCGTTATGTGGTAGGCGATACAGCCATTGTATTCTCTGTAGAGAATCTGGATAAACGTTTTCAGAGTGGAACTCGTTCTGAGAAGCTTGCTTTAGCACGTTCTATGGAACCTTACTGGTATATACCAATGCAATCTATTACAAAAACCGAGATTGGAAATAGAGGTATCAGAGACGGAATAACAAATACTTTCCCTACTCTAATAAAATATTTGGATAGTCGTCGAGCATCAACCAACGATCAGGCCGGATTTAGGGATTATTTCTGCTACCGCTTGGGAGAAACATATATCTTGTTAGCTGAAGCTTTGGCTATGAAAGGGGATTATGCAAATTCGGCTGCAGCTCTAAATATTGTCCGCGAGCGCGCTGCATGGAAAGAAGGTGAAAGCAAATATTCACATTATTGGAAATATGATGGAGGTAACTACGCTGACAGAAATAAATCGACAGTAGATGAAATGAAAGTTACTGCAGGCTTTATCAGTGCTATGACCGATGATGCCAGATTAGTATTCTTCCTTGACGAAAACGGTAAAGAGACAGAAGGTGAATTGCATCGTTTTGAATATTTAGTAAGAAATGGAGCCGATTTCTTTGTCAAAATGCTCAAAGAACGCAATTCTTTTGCTGCACCGAATGTTAAACCGTTTCACCGATTCAGACCTATACCTCAAAAACATTTAGACCGAGTAAGTCCAATGGATCCAAATGGACAGAATTACGGATATTAA
- a CDS encoding SusC/RagA family TonB-linked outer membrane protein — translation MKNTFLYKPTSLTKSKSFLVILLLGILYSLPTLAQQKGRTINGKVLDETQEALIGVSVVQKNTTNATVTNTDGEFNIELTSGEQVLIISYIGMETQQIDVSNKNNIQIILKENNKRLDEVVVIGYGVQKKRDLTGSISQVKAEDLIATAPTTIQEALRGKVAGMMVAGADLNTDPMIRIRGNRSIEATNDPLFVIDGIPSASGVSVINPSDVASIEVLKDASATAIYGSRGANGVILVTTKKGEEGKVNVEYNGYVTIGKIDNMRKVRNAAEYIEYLREADRKYIYDGQGGYTLDPTSAYPSMTPNWEYDQKMEYITRDQSGYVLESVRKAWESGTYNPSMLRGFNWQMAGYRDEAISQNHNISIRGGSKDTKIFLSGSFMDNQGITPRSFRTRYTLRMNVDQKLGKHINMGATTNFAYWEYFNGTGVGGNWNPLGTPYYTPGGSGDYGNGGDVTKNGDPALGLVPHPTGEGMLWNPFYDFTGNQGKTKRNQIDATLYAQITLDNGLSYRANFGTNYYSGQEQAFYASASTQQGFGHARANQNLEFKRSWTFENILSYNKTFGQHSLNLTGVQSVEKSIDEPVTASGVGLPIESQWYYNLGTASTQSATSGYTQWSMMSWMGRAIYGFKDNRYMLTASIRSDGSSRLAEGHKWVAFPSASFAWRISDEAFIKNNIPVVSNLKLRLGYGKTGNSAVNPYQTIGQISSSRYTWGEIGAIGYAPNSLSNPLLTWETTGQYNLGVDFGILRGRISGSVDVYKQNTKDLLMFRALPEVSGFGQILSNIGETENQGIEVAISTVNVETKDFKWNTSLQFSMNKEKIVKLASGLEKDVANMWFVGHPVDTYYDYVNTKNVWGYSKEDMEEMAKFNANGHSYKPGDLRFVDLDRNYKIDEKDRDFRGQKMPKWNLGMGNNFYYKNFDLYIFMYGMFGHTIYSDPGVGHDGRMNTRVVNYWTPENTQSSFRKPTKGDADQPHREAYWYNKGDFVRISDITLGYTLPASLTRIVGVEKARFYAQLQNPFTFTSYPNNDPEGSVKATRDYARKHESYSEPTTLRNYMFGVNLTF, via the coding sequence ATGAAAAATACATTTTTATATAAACCTACTTCTCTAACCAAGAGTAAGTCGTTTTTAGTCATATTACTATTAGGTATTTTATATAGTTTACCGACTTTAGCACAGCAAAAAGGTAGAACAATAAATGGTAAAGTTTTAGATGAAACTCAAGAGGCACTCATTGGAGTTTCTGTTGTACAAAAGAATACAACGAATGCAACTGTAACAAATACAGATGGAGAATTTAATATTGAACTTACCTCAGGAGAGCAAGTCTTGATAATCTCATACATCGGAATGGAAACACAACAAATTGATGTTTCGAACAAAAATAATATCCAAATTATCTTAAAAGAAAATAACAAGAGATTAGACGAAGTTGTGGTTATTGGTTATGGTGTGCAAAAGAAACGAGACCTTACAGGCTCTATATCTCAAGTGAAAGCCGAAGACTTGATTGCTACAGCACCAACAACCATACAAGAAGCGCTGCGTGGAAAAGTGGCAGGGATGATGGTTGCAGGAGCAGATCTTAATACCGACCCCATGATTCGTATACGAGGGAATCGCTCTATTGAAGCAACCAATGACCCCTTATTTGTAATTGATGGAATACCATCAGCCAGTGGTGTAAGTGTAATCAACCCATCGGATGTTGCCTCAATTGAAGTTTTAAAAGATGCATCTGCAACAGCAATATATGGATCTCGCGGAGCAAATGGAGTTATACTTGTGACAACCAAAAAAGGAGAAGAAGGAAAAGTGAATGTAGAATATAATGGTTATGTCACTATTGGTAAAATAGATAATATGAGGAAAGTGCGAAATGCGGCGGAATATATAGAATATTTACGAGAAGCCGATCGCAAATATATATATGACGGACAAGGAGGATATACCTTAGATCCGACTTCGGCATACCCATCCATGACTCCGAATTGGGAATATGATCAAAAAATGGAATATATCACCCGCGATCAATCCGGATATGTACTTGAGTCTGTACGCAAAGCATGGGAAAGTGGGACATATAACCCATCTATGCTTCGCGGATTCAACTGGCAAATGGCAGGATACAGGGATGAGGCAATATCTCAAAATCATAACATAAGTATACGTGGAGGTAGTAAGGATACCAAAATCTTCCTATCCGGATCGTTTATGGATAATCAAGGAATTACCCCACGATCTTTTCGAACAAGATATACCTTACGCATGAATGTAGACCAAAAACTTGGTAAACATATAAATATGGGAGCCACTACAAATTTCGCTTATTGGGAATATTTTAATGGTACCGGAGTTGGAGGAAACTGGAACCCATTAGGTACTCCTTATTATACTCCGGGAGGTAGTGGTGATTACGGTAATGGAGGTGATGTTACAAAAAATGGAGATCCTGCTTTAGGATTAGTTCCACATCCAACAGGAGAAGGTATGTTATGGAACCCTTTCTATGACTTTACCGGAAATCAAGGAAAAACCAAAAGAAACCAGATTGATGCAACCCTATATGCTCAAATAACATTAGACAATGGTTTATCATACCGAGCTAATTTCGGAACAAATTATTATAGTGGACAAGAGCAGGCCTTTTACGCTTCTGCCTCTACACAACAAGGTTTTGGTCATGCCAGAGCCAATCAGAATCTGGAGTTTAAAAGAAGTTGGACCTTTGAGAACATACTCAGCTATAACAAAACGTTTGGACAACATAGCCTTAATTTAACAGGAGTACAGTCTGTTGAGAAATCAATCGATGAGCCTGTTACGGCAAGCGGTGTGGGCCTACCAATTGAGTCTCAATGGTACTACAATCTAGGAACAGCAAGTACACAATCTGCTACAAGTGGTTACACGCAATGGTCAATGATGTCATGGATGGGTCGTGCTATCTATGGGTTCAAAGACAATCGCTATATGTTAACAGCATCTATCCGTAGTGATGGTTCTTCTCGTCTGGCTGAAGGTCATAAATGGGTTGCATTCCCATCTGCATCTTTTGCTTGGCGTATTTCCGATGAAGCGTTTATAAAAAATAATATACCAGTAGTTTCTAATTTGAAGCTTCGTTTAGGTTATGGAAAGACAGGAAACTCTGCTGTTAATCCATATCAAACTATAGGACAAATCTCTAGTAGTCGCTACACATGGGGAGAGATAGGTGCAATAGGTTATGCTCCTAATTCGCTATCTAATCCACTCTTAACATGGGAAACTACAGGACAATACAACCTCGGAGTCGATTTTGGGATATTAAGAGGTCGCATCTCGGGTTCCGTTGATGTTTACAAGCAAAATACAAAGGACTTGTTAATGTTCCGTGCGTTACCTGAAGTATCTGGATTTGGTCAAATTCTTTCAAACATCGGAGAAACAGAAAATCAAGGGATTGAAGTAGCCATCTCCACTGTGAACGTTGAAACAAAAGACTTCAAATGGAATACCTCATTACAGTTTTCAATGAATAAGGAAAAAATTGTAAAATTAGCATCCGGTCTAGAAAAAGATGTCGCAAATATGTGGTTTGTTGGACATCCGGTTGATACATATTACGATTATGTAAATACTAAAAACGTTTGGGGATACTCAAAAGAGGACATGGAAGAAATGGCAAAATTTAATGCAAACGGCCATTCTTACAAACCTGGTGATTTACGTTTTGTTGATCTGGATAGAAACTACAAAATTGATGAAAAAGACCGTGATTTCCGCGGACAAAAAATGCCAAAATGGAATCTTGGTATGGGAAATAATTTCTATTATAAGAATTTTGACCTTTATATATTTATGTATGGAATGTTTGGACATACAATTTATAGCGATCCAGGAGTAGGACACGATGGACGTATGAACACACGGGTCGTAAACTACTGGACACCCGAAAATACTCAGAGCAGTTTCAGAAAACCGACAAAAGGAGATGCCGACCAACCGCATAGAGAAGCTTATTGGTATAACAAGGGAGACTTCGTTCGAATATCTGATATTACATTAGGATATACTTTACCGGCCAGTCTTACAAGGATTGTTGGTGTCGAAAAAGCTAGATTTTACGCACAATTACAGAATCCGTTCACTTTTACGAGTTATCCAAACAACGACCCTGAAGGTTCGGTTAAGGCTACAAGAGACTATGCTCGCAAACACGAATCCTATAGTGAACCTACAACCCTGAGAAATTATATGTTTGGCGTAAATTTAACATTTTAA